In Tiliqua scincoides isolate rTilSci1 chromosome 1, rTilSci1.hap2, whole genome shotgun sequence, the following are encoded in one genomic region:
- the TCF21 gene encoding transcription factor 21 yields MSTGSLSDAEDQAPGCGAGLKGERGSPLPRPALEGDGLGSPPKGRPGKRKRAAPGKKSPPSGAGQEGKQVQRNAANARERARMRVLSKAFSRLKTTLPWVPPDTKLSKLDTLRLASSYIAHLRQILASDKYENGYIHPVNLTWPFMVAGKPENDLKEAVNTARLCGPTAS; encoded by the exons ATGTCCACGGGCTCCCTGAGCGATGCCGAGGACCAGGCGCCGGGCTGCGGCGCCGGCCTGAAGGGGGAGCGCGGCTCGCCCCTGCCGCGCCCGGCCCTCGAGGGCGACGGGCTGGGCTCTCCGCCTAAGGGCCGCCCGGGCAAGAGGAAGCGCGCCGCGCCGGGCAAGAAGAGCCCCCCGAGCGGGGCGGGCCAGGAGGGCAAGCAGGTCCAGCGCAACGCGGCCAACGCGCGGGAGCGGGCCCGCATGCGGGTGCTGAGCAAGGCCTTCTCGCGGCTGAAGACCACGCTGCCCTGGGTGCCGCCGGACACCAAGCTCTCCAAGCTGGACACGCTGCGCCTCGCCTCCAGCTACATCGCCCACCTGCGCCAGATCCTGGCCAGCGACAAGTACGAGAACGGCTACATCCACCCCGTCAACCTG ACTTGGCCCTTCATGGTTGCTGGCAAACCAGAGAATGACCTGAAAGAAGCAGTGAACACAGCTCGGCTGTGTGGTCCGACAGCATCCTGA